The Mycolicibacterium cosmeticum DNA window CTGCGCCGCGGCGTGCGCCCCCGCGGCGTCCAGGTGGGCCATGGCGTTGACGGCCGGGTTGCGGGCTTCGATACGCGCCAGCGTCAACTCCAGGACCTCTACCGGACTCGTTGCGCCGCTGCGGTATTCGCTGCGCAGGGCATCGGCGTGGCCGTCCAGGATCGAATCGCTCATGGGAGTGTGGCCGCCTCCAGAGCCCCGGTCACCAGCTGCCGCGCGGTGGCCGTCAGCATGCGCAGCCCGGCCAGCAGGTGAGCATCGGTGCTGTACTCATTCTCGTTGTGGGACACACCGTCGACGCTGGGCACGAACAGCATGACCGTCGGCACCAGCGACTTGAGGTTCACCGAATCGTGCCCGGCCATCGTCGGTAGCGTCCGCCACCGCAGTCCGAGCTCATCGGCGACGCCACCGGCCAGGGCGATCCCGGCGTCCTGATAGCGGGTGGAGGGTCGCAGGGCCGCCGATTCGATGTCGATGCGAACCTCGCCGGCCCCGGTGATCGCCGAAATGCGTTGCAGGAAAGATCGGTGCGCAGCTTCGACGGTTTCACCGTCGAGGGCGCGCAGATCCGCCGCCAGCCGGACCCGCGCCGGCACCACCACGGGAGAGTTGGGCTCGACGGTGAAGCTGCCGACCGAGCCGAGCACCGTGTCGGGGCCGAACTCGTCGGCGACGGCCCGGACCGCCAGCACCACCTGACTGGCACCCACCAGCGCGTCACGCCGGTAGCGCATATGCGTCGCGCCGGTGTGGGCCTGCTCGCCGTGCACGGTGATGGCGTACTTGTAGGCCGCCCAGTTCTCGGTGACCACCCCGATATCGAGGTCTTGGTCGATCAGCGTGCGGCCCTGCTCGATGTGGATCTCGGCGAAGGCGCCGGCCTGCGGCGGGCTATCACCGCCGTGGAACCCGATGGATTGCAATGCTTCCCGGACCGTGATGCCGTCTTTTCCGACGGTGTCGAGGACGGCGTCGGCGGTCAGCTTGCGGGTGTACACCGCGCTGCCCATCAGGCTCGGCGAGAAGCGCGAGCCCTCCTCGTTGAACCAGTTCACCGCCGCGATGTTGAAGCGGGCCCCCTCGGGTCGGCTCGCGGCCGCTGCCGCGGCGTAGGCCCCGGCCAGTACCCCGTAGGCGCCGTCGAAACGACCGGATGTCGGTTGACTGTCGAGATGCGAGCCGAGCAGGACGTACGGTGCGCCCGCGACGATCTCGGCGCAGCCGTACATGTTGCCGACGGCGTCGACACGGCAATCCAGCCCGTGGTGAAAGAACCAGTCGCGCAACCACTCCCGGGCCCGCCCGTCGGCGGAGGTGGCCGCTTCGCGGTCCACGCCGCCTGCCGCGGTCGCGCCGATCGCCGACAGGGCGGCGAAATCGGCGAGAAACGCGGAGTCGGTCAGGCCTGAGGTCATCGGGTCTCTTCGGCCAGCTCGTGCACCTGGTCCTCCAGCGATACCGGCGCAGTGGGCGCCGCGATCCGCATCTTGGTCTTGGCGGCTTCGAACATCTCGTTGACGCGGGCCTTATCGGCATCGTCGGTGCCGATCAGCGCGGCGGCGGCGAGGAAGACGGCCAGGTTGACCACCAAGCCGACGATACCGCCGGTCAAGCTGCCCAGCCAGCGCACGTCGTCGGGGTAGATCCAGGTCATGACCATCGCGACCAGGAAGCCCGAGAGCATGCCGGCCACCGCGCCCTGCTTGTTGCCGCCCCGCCAGAAGATGCCCAGGAACAGCGGCACCGCCAGCTGGATCACGCCTTGATAGGAGATCTGGGCCAGCAGCTGCAGGCGGGTCATGTTGAACGTGGCGTAGGCGACGACACCCGCGGCGATCATGAAGACCAGCATCGAGGTCTTGGCGACCTGGGTCAGCCGCTTGTCCGACAGCGGCCGCTTGGTCGTGTTGACGAGATCGTTGGCGATCTGCAGACCGCACACCTGCACGCTGCCGTCGATGTGGCCCATGGAGGCCGCGAAGACGATGGTGATACCGAGGCCGAGCAGCCAGGTGCCGCCGTAGTCGCTCATGATGGTGAACCAGCCCGCCTGTGGGCTCTCGGCGACGTCGGGCATCACCGTCGCCGCGATGCCGACCAGCATCAGCAGGGTGTAGAAGACGCCGGAGATCAGCACCGTGCACAGCGTGCCGGACTTGACCGAGCGCACGCTGGAGGCGGTGTAGATACGCTGGAAACTCGTCGGCCAGCACAGCGATCCGATGACGCCGGTGAAGATCAGGGCGAAGATGTAGAGCGGCCCGTACTTGTCGCCGTCCCCGGGCAGCACCAGGTACTGGTGTGCGACGTCGTTGAGGTTGGCGATGCTGATCGGACCACCGGCGATGCCGGAGAGCAGAACGACGCACACCACGGCCGAGAACACGTAGGCCACGGTGCCCTGGAAGGCGTCGGTCATGATCAGACCGCGCATACCCATCCGGACGGTCCAGTACTGCCGGAGCAGGATCACGGCCAGCCCGACGATCAGGCAGGTGGTGACCGACCAGGCGCCGTCGCTGGCGAGCTCGAAAACCGTTCCGAGGGCCTGCATCCCCAGCACCACCCAGGGGAACAGGGACACGATGCCGATGACGCTGGCGATGATGCGCACCGCCGGTGAGTCGAAGCGCTTGCCGAGCAGGTCGGGTTGGGACCGCAGGTCGTACTTCTTGCCCCAGCGCCATGCCCGGGTGGCCATGAAGTACATCATCGCCACACCCAGACTGGAGTACGCCAGGCCGTAGAGGCCGAATACCCCAGCGCCAGTGGCCAATCCGAAGAAGGCGATGAAGGTCGACCCGGGCCACCACGAGTTCACGTAGCTCATGGCGACATACCACGGTCCGTAGCTGCGACCGCCGACGGCGTACTCGTCGAAGGTCGGTGATGTCTTCTGTTGGGTCACATAGAGAATGGCGATCACGATGGCGTAGAACACAGCCAGCATGGCGAGCATGATCCACATGTCAGCCTCCGAGGGTTTCTGCGAGTGGTTCCAACGAGTCGTCGTCGAGCTCGCCGCGAATGTCTTCGACGATGTAGAACGCCGCCAGGGTCAGCCCGAGCACGAGGGCGTCGATGATCCAGTACATGACCGCGAACGGAATGCCGAGCACCAAGGCGCTGCTGCCGCTGCCCCACAGGTAGAGCGGCGGAAAGATGGCGAACAGCAGCGCGACGGCATAGAGGGTGCCGAAGAAGATGACGATCGACCGGCGGCTGAGCCCTCGAATGAAATCTTTCACAATGGAATTCCTTGTCGCTCGGGGGTTTCGGATCCCACATGGGACAACAGCGTGTCGTGCAGGAGACCGTTGCTGGCGATTCCGTTGCCGGCGTCGAACACCCGCCGACGGTCCAGGCTGGTGAAGCGGCCGCCGGCTTCCTCGATGATGACCGGCATCGGTGCCAGGTCGTACGGTTGCGCCCGGTAGTCCACCACGGCGTCCGCCTGTCCGCAGGCCACCATCGCGTATCCGAACGCGTCGCCCCAGGTGCGCAGCACGGCACCCTGGGTGTGCAGGCCGTCGATGATCTCTGGATCCCAGTCCTCCAGCCAGGTGGCCATCACGTACGCGCCGTCGAGGGCCTCGTGACGCGAGACCCGGGCCGGTGCGCCGTTGCGCCAGCACCCCCCACCGCGCTCGGCGTGCACCAGGGTGTCGGCGCTGGGCAGGTTGATCAGCCCGAAGACGATCTCGTCACCCTCTTGGACGG harbors:
- a CDS encoding inositol monophosphatase family protein — its product is MSDNRADRVRLALELAEVAGDISRRYFATPDLSVQAKTDGSPITRADREIELAMREAVAGAFPADSFTGEEYPDTQGTSAYRWIVDPIDGTKSFIRGVPLYANLIAVQEGDEIVFGLINLPSADTLVHAERGGGCWRNGAPARVSRHEALDGAYVMATWLEDWDPEIIDGLHTQGAVLRTWGDAFGYAMVACGQADAVVDYRAQPYDLAPMPVIIEEAGGRFTSLDRRRVFDAGNGIASNGLLHDTLLSHVGSETPERQGIPL
- a CDS encoding M20 family metallo-hydrolase; its protein translation is MTSGLTDSAFLADFAALSAIGATAAGGVDREAATSADGRAREWLRDWFFHHGLDCRVDAVGNMYGCAEIVAGAPYVLLGSHLDSQPTSGRFDGAYGVLAGAYAAAAAASRPEGARFNIAAVNWFNEEGSRFSPSLMGSAVYTRKLTADAVLDTVGKDGITVREALQSIGFHGGDSPPQAGAFAEIHIEQGRTLIDQDLDIGVVTENWAAYKYAITVHGEQAHTGATHMRYRRDALVGASQVVLAVRAVADEFGPDTVLGSVGSFTVEPNSPVVVPARVRLAADLRALDGETVEAAHRSFLQRISAITGAGEVRIDIESAALRPSTRYQDAGIALAGGVADELGLRWRTLPTMAGHDSVNLKSLVPTVMLFVPSVDGVSHNENEYSTDAHLLAGLRMLTATARQLVTGALEAATLP
- a CDS encoding sodium:solute symporter family protein, which encodes MWIMLAMLAVFYAIVIAILYVTQQKTSPTFDEYAVGGRSYGPWYVAMSYVNSWWPGSTFIAFFGLATGAGVFGLYGLAYSSLGVAMMYFMATRAWRWGKKYDLRSQPDLLGKRFDSPAVRIIASVIGIVSLFPWVVLGMQALGTVFELASDGAWSVTTCLIVGLAVILLRQYWTVRMGMRGLIMTDAFQGTVAYVFSAVVCVVLLSGIAGGPISIANLNDVAHQYLVLPGDGDKYGPLYIFALIFTGVIGSLCWPTSFQRIYTASSVRSVKSGTLCTVLISGVFYTLLMLVGIAATVMPDVAESPQAGWFTIMSDYGGTWLLGLGITIVFAASMGHIDGSVQVCGLQIANDLVNTTKRPLSDKRLTQVAKTSMLVFMIAAGVVAYATFNMTRLQLLAQISYQGVIQLAVPLFLGIFWRGGNKQGAVAGMLSGFLVAMVMTWIYPDDVRWLGSLTGGIVGLVVNLAVFLAAAALIGTDDADKARVNEMFEAAKTKMRIAAPTAPVSLEDQVHELAEETR